A stretch of the Sphingobacterium thalpophilum genome encodes the following:
- a CDS encoding mechanosensitive ion channel family protein, translating into MQNTTTALLKDPQSQIYNWTFQWIKGLGLDNQSSHFLNSIVLLLAVILFLVIVDYFSKRTLLLLTIKAIRKSTNRFDDLLIRNKTLKLIAHFVPILAAQYIIPMIFMGFPTWKENINKVLAIATTIVSLMIIHSLLKSVRDILRTRKSFADKPLESYLQVCQIILLFIGGTICFSILTGNSPWSFLLSLGAASAILMLVFKDTILGFVASIQVSANDSIRVGDWIEMPKYGADGTVREINLNNVKVQNFDKTITTIPTHTLLSDSFKNYRGMQQSGGRRLKRAIHIKISTIRFLENEEIDKLKNIQILRPYIEERAATIDAYNLKHHIDPSTPINGRKMTNLGLFRAYALTYLRQNPQIHKTMPLMVRQLASTEHGVPLELYFFVSDIRWEFYEGIVSDVFDHLFAAIKYFDLEVFENPASDDFRHFVKGQHFSVLH; encoded by the coding sequence ATGCAAAACACAACAACAGCATTATTAAAAGATCCGCAATCTCAAATCTACAACTGGACATTTCAATGGATTAAAGGCCTCGGTCTGGACAATCAGAGCAGCCATTTTCTCAACTCCATTGTATTATTACTTGCCGTCATCCTTTTTCTAGTTATTGTCGACTATTTTAGCAAAAGAACTCTTCTGCTATTAACCATTAAAGCAATCAGGAAAAGTACCAACCGTTTTGATGATCTTCTGATCAGGAATAAGACCCTTAAACTCATTGCCCATTTCGTTCCCATCCTGGCAGCACAATATATCATCCCCATGATCTTTATGGGTTTTCCGACCTGGAAAGAGAACATCAATAAGGTGCTCGCCATTGCAACAACGATTGTGAGTTTAATGATCATCCATTCGCTGTTGAAAAGCGTGCGCGATATTCTTCGCACGCGTAAATCCTTTGCCGACAAACCGCTGGAAAGTTATCTTCAGGTCTGCCAGATCATCCTCTTATTCATCGGGGGAACCATCTGTTTCTCGATCCTGACGGGCAACTCTCCATGGTCATTTCTTCTGTCTCTAGGAGCGGCTTCAGCTATCCTCATGCTGGTTTTCAAAGACACGATCTTAGGTTTCGTCGCAAGCATACAGGTCTCAGCCAATGACTCTATACGCGTGGGAGACTGGATCGAAATGCCCAAATACGGGGCAGATGGAACGGTCAGGGAAATCAACCTCAACAATGTGAAGGTACAGAACTTCGATAAAACGATAACCACCATCCCCACACATACCTTGCTATCGGACTCCTTTAAAAACTACAGAGGCATGCAACAGTCGGGCGGGCGCCGACTCAAACGGGCAATACATATCAAGATCTCGACTATCCGATTTCTGGAAAACGAAGAAATCGATAAGCTAAAGAATATTCAGATCCTACGTCCTTATATTGAGGAGCGGGCGGCCACGATTGATGCCTACAATCTGAAGCACCACATCGATCCCTCCACTCCGATCAATGGTCGCAAAATGACGAATCTAGGCCTATTTAGAGCCTACGCACTCACGTATTTACGGCAAAATCCACAGATCCACAAAACAATGCCTCTGATGGTACGCCAGCTTGCATCAACAGAACACGGCGTTCCGCTGGAACTATATTTCTTTGTCAGCGATATTCGGTGGGAATTTTATGAAGGTATCGTATCCGATGTCTTTGACCACTTATTTGCTGCAATAAAATACTTCGATCTTGAGGTGTTTGAAAATCCTGCTTCAGACGATTTCAGGCATTTCGTAAAGGGACAACACTTCAGTGTACTGCACTGA
- a CDS encoding nucleoside permease: protein MSIKLRLTIMSFFQFFVWGAWLITIANYWFGTKQWDGTQFGAIFATMGIASLFMPTLMGIIADRWINAERLYFILHLCYAGVLFYLPQVNDPNTFFYAMLAAMCFYMPTLALSNAIAYTALNQNNYDLVKAFPPIRVFGTIGFIVAMWMTNLTGNKATAYQFYIAGAAALALALYAFTLPKCPPRKLQQDNASWTQLLGLEAFKLFGNYKMALFFIFSMFLGAALQLTNAYGDVFLDEFKFFPKFVDSFVVKYSTIIMSISQISETLFILAIPFFLKRFGIKKVMLISMLAWVLRFGLFAFGDPAGGLWMIILSCIVYGMAFDFFNISGSLFVETSTTSSIRSSAQGLFMMMTNGIGAVFGSFVSGWVIDHYFTKSFQNGQDLAQYLDTSVNDAHFLNFIKEKSVSLLPDGTLSNSLMLKDWHHIWLAFAIYTLVIAILFAVFFRHKHEREPQYSK, encoded by the coding sequence ATGTCTATTAAACTAAGATTGACCATTATGAGCTTCTTTCAGTTTTTCGTCTGGGGAGCATGGTTGATTACAATAGCCAATTATTGGTTCGGCACGAAGCAATGGGATGGTACGCAATTTGGTGCCATCTTTGCTACCATGGGCATCGCTTCGCTGTTTATGCCGACATTAATGGGTATCATCGCTGATCGCTGGATAAATGCGGAAAGGTTATATTTTATTCTGCATTTATGTTACGCAGGTGTTTTGTTCTATTTACCCCAGGTGAATGATCCAAACACCTTTTTTTATGCGATGCTGGCAGCAATGTGTTTCTATATGCCTACATTGGCGCTTTCCAATGCAATCGCCTACACAGCATTGAATCAGAACAACTATGACCTGGTCAAAGCCTTTCCGCCCATTCGTGTGTTTGGCACAATCGGATTTATCGTCGCTATGTGGATGACCAATCTAACCGGAAATAAAGCAACAGCTTATCAGTTTTACATTGCTGGTGCAGCGGCTTTGGCCTTAGCGCTGTATGCTTTTACGCTGCCGAAATGTCCTCCAAGAAAATTACAGCAGGACAACGCCTCCTGGACGCAGCTATTGGGTCTGGAAGCATTTAAACTCTTCGGCAACTACAAGATGGCGCTGTTCTTTATTTTCTCTATGTTTTTGGGAGCAGCCTTACAGCTGACCAACGCCTACGGCGATGTATTTTTGGATGAATTTAAATTTTTCCCAAAGTTCGTGGACTCTTTCGTAGTGAAATACTCCACTATTATCATGTCCATTTCGCAGATTTCAGAAACACTTTTCATTTTGGCCATTCCTTTTTTCTTGAAGCGATTTGGCATTAAGAAGGTGATGTTAATCTCCATGTTGGCCTGGGTACTCCGTTTCGGTCTTTTTGCTTTTGGCGATCCTGCAGGCGGGCTTTGGATGATCATCCTATCTTGTATCGTTTATGGAATGGCATTTGATTTCTTCAATATCTCCGGTTCATTATTTGTCGAAACATCGACGACCTCAAGCATACGCAGTTCGGCTCAAGGTTTATTTATGATGATGACCAATGGTATTGGCGCTGTATTTGGTAGTTTTGTATCAGGATGGGTCATCGACCACTATTTTACCAAAAGCTTCCAAAACGGACAGGACCTTGCACAGTACCTGGATACCTCGGTCAATGATGCCCATTTTCTGAATTTCATAAAGGAAAAAAGTGTTTCATTGCTGCCTGATGGCACATTGAGCAACAGCCTTATGCTCAAAGACTGGCACCATATCTGGCTGGCATTCGCGATCTATACGCTTGTTATTGCGATTCTTTTCGCAGTATTCTTCAGACATAAGCATGAGCGTGAACCGCAATATTCGAAATAA
- a CDS encoding bifunctional nuclease family protein translates to MKKIRLDIVGLSYSQTQSGAYALVLGEVEGNRRLPIIIGSHEAQAIAIRIEKMIPSRPLTHDLFQSFAESFGIKLIEVLIYNLIEGIFYAKIICSDGNKIVEIDARTSDAVALAVRFEAPIYAYEFIMSSAGIIIEGHEFAFLENLDKASKSQDPNVMEVEEKTPSKSPTNPFSSLTDEQLEQALNQALADENYEQAALIRDEISKRK, encoded by the coding sequence ATGAAGAAAATCAGATTAGATATCGTTGGTTTATCCTATAGTCAAACACAGTCTGGGGCCTATGCCCTTGTATTGGGAGAAGTGGAGGGCAACAGAAGATTGCCCATCATCATTGGCAGCCATGAAGCCCAGGCCATTGCTATCCGGATAGAAAAAATGATTCCTAGCCGCCCGCTTACCCACGACCTATTTCAGTCTTTTGCAGAATCTTTCGGCATTAAACTTATTGAGGTATTGATCTACAATCTGATTGAGGGTATCTTTTATGCCAAAATCATCTGTTCTGACGGCAACAAAATTGTGGAAATTGATGCACGTACCTCCGATGCGGTTGCATTAGCCGTCCGCTTTGAAGCGCCTATTTATGCGTATGAATTTATCATGTCCTCTGCCGGAATTATTATTGAAGGCCATGAATTTGCATTTTTGGAAAATTTAGATAAAGCCAGCAAATCACAGGATCCCAATGTTATGGAAGTCGAAGAAAAGACTCCATCGAAATCACCCACCAACCCATTTTCTTCATTGACAGACGAACAATTGGAGCAAGCGCTCAACCAGGCTCTGGCTGATGAGAACTATGAGCAGGCAGCGCTGATTAGGGACGAAATTTCCAAAAGAAAGTAA
- a CDS encoding electron transfer flavoprotein subunit alpha/FixB family protein gives MSILVYVENTDGKFKKSAFEVVSYAKAIADNIHTDLTALSIGHVSQDELARLGNYGASKILTVDNEQLSTFVNQAYASIIAEAVRSTGAQLLVLSNSFSGKGLAPRVATKLQAALADGVLELPSIEGDKLTVRKTAFSNKAFATLELTAAIKIIALNPNAYEAKETGGTATVEQFKANLNASDLSTVVKEIVRATDKVSLPEAEIVVSAGRGLKGPENWGMIEELAEVLGAATACSKPVSDAGWRPHAEHVGQTGIVVSPNLYIAIGISGAIQHLAGVSSSKTIVVINKDPEAPFFKVADYGIVGDAFEIVPKLTQALKAYKGN, from the coding sequence ATGTCTATATTAGTATATGTAGAAAATACGGATGGCAAATTCAAAAAATCGGCTTTCGAGGTCGTTTCTTATGCTAAAGCCATCGCTGATAACATCCATACCGACCTTACGGCTCTTTCCATCGGCCATGTTTCTCAAGACGAACTTGCCCGATTAGGTAATTATGGGGCATCGAAAATACTCACCGTCGACAATGAACAACTATCCACTTTCGTCAACCAAGCGTATGCGAGCATCATCGCTGAAGCAGTGCGGAGTACAGGTGCACAGCTACTGGTGCTTTCCAATTCATTTTCCGGCAAAGGGCTCGCACCACGGGTGGCCACAAAGCTGCAAGCTGCGCTTGCCGACGGCGTCCTGGAGCTGCCATCCATCGAAGGTGATAAACTGACGGTCAGGAAAACAGCATTCTCGAACAAAGCATTTGCCACGCTCGAACTGACCGCAGCCATTAAAATCATTGCGTTAAATCCAAACGCCTACGAGGCAAAAGAAACCGGCGGTACCGCTACTGTGGAGCAATTTAAGGCAAACTTAAACGCCAGCGATCTATCGACTGTCGTGAAAGAGATTGTGCGCGCCACAGACAAAGTCTCTTTACCGGAAGCGGAAATCGTTGTGTCTGCAGGACGTGGACTGAAAGGACCTGAAAATTGGGGCATGATTGAGGAACTTGCAGAGGTCCTCGGGGCTGCTACCGCCTGCTCCAAACCGGTATCCGACGCAGGCTGGCGCCCGCATGCTGAACACGTTGGCCAAACTGGTATTGTTGTGAGCCCCAATCTCTATATCGCAATCGGAATCTCAGGAGCGATTCAGCATCTAGCAGGTGTCAGCTCTTCCAAAACAATAGTCGTTATCAATAAGGATCCCGAAGCGCCATTTTTTAAGGTTGCAGACTATGGAATTGTGGGCGATGCGTTCGAGATTGTCCCTAAGCTGACGCAAGCTTTGAAAGCATATAAAGGGAATTAA
- a CDS encoding electron transfer flavoprotein subunit beta/FixA family protein, which yields MKILVCISNVPDTTSKITFTNDNTAFNTAAVQFIINPYDEIALSKAVELAEGGKGTVTVINVGDASTEATIRKALAIGADNAVRINATPRDAWFVAHQIAAYAKDKTFDLILTGRESIDYNGAQVGAIVAELLNIPSVSIAKKIDLSADSVSIEREIEGGKEVLTAKLPIVVGTAEGVAEPKIPNMRGIMSARTKPLEVLEPISVDSLSHIVKYESPAPRGTVKLVDAAEVEKLVSLLHDEAKVI from the coding sequence ATGAAAATATTAGTTTGTATAAGTAATGTCCCAGACACTACATCCAAGATCACTTTTACAAATGACAACACCGCTTTTAACACCGCTGCGGTGCAATTTATTATAAACCCTTATGATGAAATTGCTTTATCCAAAGCCGTGGAATTAGCTGAAGGCGGAAAAGGTACCGTTACTGTCATTAATGTGGGGGACGCCTCTACTGAAGCCACGATCCGTAAAGCATTGGCAATTGGTGCGGACAATGCCGTACGTATCAATGCGACACCACGGGACGCTTGGTTTGTTGCTCATCAGATCGCAGCATACGCCAAAGACAAAACCTTTGATCTGATCCTGACAGGACGGGAATCCATCGATTATAATGGTGCTCAGGTGGGAGCTATCGTCGCTGAACTGTTAAATATTCCGTCAGTCTCGATCGCGAAAAAGATTGACCTGTCTGCCGACAGTGTGAGCATCGAGCGGGAAATTGAAGGTGGCAAGGAAGTTTTGACCGCCAAACTACCGATTGTTGTCGGTACCGCGGAGGGCGTTGCTGAACCCAAGATCCCCAATATGCGGGGAATCATGAGCGCGCGCACCAAACCATTGGAAGTTCTGGAGCCTATATCAGTGGATTCATTATCCCATATCGTCAAGTACGAGAGTCCGGCACCACGTGGCACGGTCAAGCTGGTCGATGCTGCCGAAGTGGAAAAACTGGTTTCTCTTCTTCATGATGAAGCCAAAGTTATTTAA
- a CDS encoding tetratricopeptide repeat protein yields MSTRLDQLNEFLKETPEDPFLKYAIAAEYLKLNDEQEARRRFEQLIDSNPDYVGTYYHLAKLYEKLGQPDSAISTYKKGIEIARKSRNFHALGELQGALSFLTDEDEDDF; encoded by the coding sequence ATGTCAACACGATTGGATCAGCTTAACGAATTTCTAAAGGAGACACCAGAAGATCCTTTTTTAAAATATGCCATTGCCGCCGAATACCTAAAACTGAATGACGAGCAGGAGGCACGCCGGCGTTTTGAACAATTAATAGACAGCAATCCCGATTATGTGGGCACCTATTACCATCTGGCTAAGCTGTATGAAAAACTGGGACAACCCGATTCTGCTATTTCTACATACAAAAAAGGAATTGAAATTGCTCGAAAGAGCCGTAATTTTCATGCATTAGGTGAATTACAGGGCGCGTTGTCCTTTTTGACAGACGAGGATGAGGACGATTTTTAG
- a CDS encoding copper resistance protein NlpE: protein MKTFVWTVGVLVALVLGGCDNPKQSVAAYKDNLQELKGRDKAEIVIGEYRGVMPCADCDGIETLISLHPDNTYKYSSKYLNKSEDVFVREGKWKLDGNIITLDGVDYKFKLGNHVLSQLDLSGNDITGDISKYYVLTKN from the coding sequence ATGAAAACGTTTGTTTGGACAGTGGGAGTGTTGGTAGCGCTTGTATTGGGGGGATGTGACAATCCCAAACAGAGTGTGGCTGCTTATAAAGATAATTTACAGGAACTGAAAGGAAGAGATAAGGCCGAGATTGTCATTGGAGAATATAGGGGAGTAATGCCCTGTGCGGATTGCGATGGAATAGAAACCCTGATCTCGTTGCACCCAGACAATACCTATAAATATTCATCCAAATATCTAAACAAGAGCGAAGATGTCTTTGTTCGTGAGGGTAAATGGAAACTCGACGGCAACATCATTACATTGGACGGGGTAGATTACAAATTCAAACTAGGCAACCATGTATTAAGTCAATTGGATTTATCGGGTAACGATATTACCGGTGATATTTCCAAATACTATGTTCTAACAAAAAACTGA
- a CDS encoding cysteine desulfurase family protein — translation MQVYFDNAATTALDPEVIKVMVDVMDHNFGNPSSIHSHGRQVKTIVEKARKTIASLLHVSPAEIFFTSGGTEADNMAIVRSIADFGITHAITSPIEHHAVLHTLEELKKEGKIQLDLLEVDAKGNLNLDQLEVLLSNNPRTFVSIMHANNEIGNLNDIERIAALCQQYHAIFHSDTVQTMGHYPHDLSKLRIDFITGAAHKFHGPKGVGFLYINANNKIKPLIYGGAQERNMRGGTENVYGIAGLAKALEIAYEHMEEHHAYIQGIKSYMISELQKAIPDVTFNGIIDPDKSLYTVLNVSFPCSELADMLLFNLDIAGISCSGGSACSSGTDIGSHVLGAIRVDADRPSVRFSFCKHNTKEEVDFVVSTLKELCAKKR, via the coding sequence ATGCAAGTATATTTTGACAATGCTGCGACTACAGCTTTGGATCCTGAAGTGATAAAAGTCATGGTCGATGTCATGGACCACAATTTCGGAAATCCATCTTCCATCCATAGTCACGGAAGACAAGTGAAAACTATCGTCGAGAAAGCCCGAAAGACAATCGCCAGTCTTCTCCACGTATCTCCAGCGGAGATCTTCTTCACCTCCGGTGGAACAGAAGCGGACAATATGGCTATCGTTCGGTCCATAGCCGATTTTGGCATAACGCATGCCATTACATCGCCGATCGAACATCATGCGGTGCTGCATACCCTGGAGGAGCTCAAGAAAGAAGGGAAGATACAGCTTGACCTCCTGGAGGTCGACGCGAAAGGCAATTTAAATCTTGATCAGCTTGAAGTGCTTCTGAGTAACAATCCGCGCACCTTTGTTTCGATCATGCATGCCAACAATGAAATCGGAAATCTCAACGACATCGAACGCATCGCTGCTCTATGCCAGCAATATCATGCGATATTCCATTCGGATACGGTACAGACAATGGGACATTACCCGCACGACCTTAGCAAACTCAGAATAGATTTTATTACGGGTGCCGCCCATAAGTTTCACGGACCAAAGGGGGTTGGTTTTCTTTATATCAACGCCAACAATAAAATCAAACCCTTAATCTATGGCGGTGCACAGGAACGTAATATGCGCGGTGGTACAGAAAATGTCTATGGTATTGCCGGACTTGCCAAAGCTTTGGAAATAGCATATGAGCACATGGAAGAGCACCATGCTTATATCCAGGGCATTAAATCGTACATGATCAGCGAACTTCAAAAAGCGATTCCAGATGTGACATTCAATGGTATTATTGATCCTGACAAATCTCTATACACGGTATTGAACGTATCCTTTCCCTGCAGCGAGCTGGCCGATATGCTGCTGTTTAACCTGGACATTGCCGGCATCTCCTGTTCGGGCGGAAGCGCCTGCAGTTCAGGCACAGACATTGGCTCGCATGTACTAGGAGCTATCCGTGTAGATGCCGACCGCCCGTCGGTACGCTTCTCATTCTGCAAACATAATACAAAAGAAGAAGTGGACTTTGTGGTTTCTACCTTAAAAGAACTTTGCGCGAAAAAAAGATAA
- the lnt gene encoding apolipoprotein N-acyltransferase: MKNNYLLALFSAFLLWLGWPPIPYSSVLLFIGFIPLLLALENIIQHDSMTKKGRKIFLVAGLTALIWNTASIYWVYNSISSVMPAFAAVLISLIPFCLGALLMAAAFWLYYRLRRKANLTLSLFGLMGFWISYELLHASWDLAFPWMTLGNGFATFHQLVQWYDITGVYGGSIWIWVVNILIFTLYLHYKGRYTLKNKVIHAISLGLVLIVPATYSLLRYSNYEEHQNPAQLVVVQPNIDPYIKFQLSPEEQLRTLFALSSSVAKPNTEFFIWPETALSQNGYFDEESFRDTYSYKQILKFLDAYKNGNVLSGIESYQLYNYPKTPTARQLAPHVYQDNFNAATLIDFSSKLQFYHKSKLVPGVEQMPFGAAMEFLKPLFKAFGGTTGGYGKQAEPSVFYSQSGIGAAPVICYESIWGDYVAKYVKKGAQFIAIITNDGWWGNTSGKDQHMQYAKLRAIENRRWVARSANTGISGFINQRGDIVQQTTWWQPAALNQEINLNEEITVYTKTGDIAAYLGLAIGLGGLLIILLRKKQ; this comes from the coding sequence GTGAAAAATAATTATCTATTGGCACTTTTTAGTGCCTTTTTACTGTGGCTAGGCTGGCCACCTATCCCCTATTCCAGTGTATTGCTCTTTATCGGGTTTATTCCCTTGCTTCTTGCGCTGGAAAACATCATACAGCATGATTCCATGACGAAGAAAGGAAGAAAAATCTTTCTTGTTGCAGGACTCACCGCACTAATCTGGAATACAGCCTCGATTTATTGGGTATACAACTCGATTTCGTCGGTTATGCCGGCCTTCGCAGCGGTGCTGATCAGTTTGATCCCCTTCTGTCTTGGCGCCCTCTTGATGGCTGCTGCCTTCTGGTTATACTATCGATTGAGGCGTAAAGCCAACCTCACTCTGTCGCTTTTTGGTCTAATGGGGTTCTGGATAAGTTACGAACTGCTGCACGCTTCCTGGGACCTTGCCTTTCCCTGGATGACGCTGGGAAATGGTTTCGCCACTTTTCATCAGTTGGTCCAATGGTACGATATCACTGGCGTGTACGGCGGTTCCATCTGGATCTGGGTGGTCAATATTTTAATTTTCACACTTTATCTCCACTACAAAGGCCGATATACCCTCAAAAACAAAGTAATTCACGCTATAAGTCTTGGGCTGGTCCTGATCGTGCCAGCAACATACTCGCTGCTGCGCTATTCGAATTATGAAGAGCACCAAAATCCTGCGCAGCTCGTGGTCGTACAACCTAATATCGATCCTTATATCAAGTTTCAGCTCAGTCCGGAAGAGCAGCTAAGGACGCTGTTTGCATTATCCAGTTCTGTAGCTAAACCAAATACAGAGTTCTTTATCTGGCCCGAAACGGCTCTTTCGCAAAATGGCTATTTTGATGAAGAAAGCTTTCGGGACACTTATTCTTATAAACAAATCTTAAAATTTCTGGACGCTTATAAAAATGGTAACGTGCTGTCGGGCATAGAGAGCTACCAGCTGTACAATTATCCCAAAACACCGACAGCCCGCCAACTCGCTCCGCACGTCTATCAGGACAATTTCAATGCGGCAACGCTGATCGATTTCTCGTCCAAATTACAATTTTACCACAAGTCTAAACTGGTCCCGGGAGTGGAACAGATGCCTTTTGGTGCGGCAATGGAATTTTTAAAACCCTTATTTAAAGCATTTGGTGGTACAACTGGGGGATATGGCAAGCAGGCCGAACCCTCTGTATTCTATTCGCAAAGTGGCATTGGTGCAGCTCCTGTAATCTGCTATGAATCTATTTGGGGTGACTATGTGGCTAAATATGTAAAAAAAGGCGCGCAATTCATTGCCATCATCACTAACGACGGCTGGTGGGGCAACACCTCGGGCAAAGATCAGCATATGCAATATGCCAAACTCCGCGCCATTGAAAATAGAAGATGGGTTGCGCGGTCTGCCAATACCGGCATCTCCGGATTTATCAATCAACGGGGCGATATCGTCCAGCAAACAACATGGTGGCAGCCGGCTGCTTTAAACCAGGAGATCAACTTAAACGAAGAAATCACTGTTTATACGAAAACAGGAGATATTGCAGCCTATCTGGGGCTCGCTATAGGATTGGGCGGATTGTTGATTATTTTGTTGAGAAAAAAACAGTAG
- a CDS encoding PH domain-containing protein gives MNMEQFAQDGQDIKIIEKLITKVRDMLTPGEKIDYIAVQKKPAVTILPDSITISNKRIFMCEFTKLGLATDFEIFGWQDIKDIAFKEEIFGSKVTVIPFTGENLSIDYIPKVQARKLYQYIKAALENYKKAELAAEKEKIVIAPAAKEIVPEKTEHVTPAPAPPSTPLSQPTPAIAPAPAPPAAVSSTPVKEEEEDEITLKLKKLKTLFDKQLITQEEYENKKREVLSSL, from the coding sequence ATGAACATGGAACAATTTGCACAGGACGGACAGGATATCAAGATCATTGAAAAACTGATCACCAAAGTCCGGGACATGCTTACTCCAGGAGAAAAAATAGATTATATTGCTGTTCAGAAGAAGCCAGCAGTAACCATCTTGCCCGATAGCATCACGATCAGCAACAAGCGCATTTTTATGTGCGAATTCACCAAATTGGGACTGGCAACGGATTTCGAAATCTTTGGCTGGCAAGATATCAAAGATATTGCATTCAAAGAAGAAATCTTCGGCTCTAAGGTTACGGTGATTCCTTTTACAGGCGAAAACTTGAGCATCGACTATATTCCAAAAGTACAGGCAAGAAAGCTCTACCAGTACATCAAAGCGGCACTGGAGAATTATAAAAAAGCGGAACTGGCTGCTGAAAAGGAGAAAATTGTAATCGCTCCCGCAGCCAAAGAAATCGTCCCGGAAAAAACGGAACATGTGACTCCGGCTCCTGCTCCGCCATCCACACCGCTTTCGCAGCCTACACCGGCAATTGCTCCAGCACCAGCGCCCCCCGCAGCCGTCTCCAGTACGCCTGTCAAAGAGGAAGAAGAGGATGAAATTACGCTGAAGCTTAAGAAGTTAAAAACGCTCTTTGATAAGCAATTGATTACACAGGAAGAATACGAAAACAAGAAAAGGGAAGTTTTGTCGAGTTTATAA
- the rsmI gene encoding 16S rRNA (cytidine(1402)-2'-O)-methyltransferase, with protein MLYLVPTPIGNLEDMTFRAVNVLKEVDIILAEDTRTSAPLLKHFGIEKKVFAHHQHNEHKAVSEIIKFLKEGQRIALISDAGTPAISDPGFLLVREAIKEGLEVQCLPGATAFVPALVNSGLPNDRFCFEGFLPVKKGRQTRLKALAEEKRTMIFYESPHRILKTIDEFISIFGPERQASISRELSKLYEENVRGTLTDLKLHFENNPIKGEFVFCVGGLE; from the coding sequence ATGTTATATTTAGTCCCAACACCTATTGGCAATCTGGAAGACATGACCTTTCGTGCGGTCAATGTCCTGAAAGAAGTTGATATCATTTTAGCAGAGGATACCCGGACCAGTGCTCCTCTGTTAAAACATTTTGGTATTGAAAAGAAAGTATTTGCGCATCATCAGCATAATGAACATAAAGCTGTTTCCGAAATCATCAAGTTTCTGAAAGAAGGACAGCGAATTGCCCTGATTTCAGATGCTGGGACACCCGCAATTTCGGACCCGGGCTTTTTACTGGTACGGGAGGCTATCAAGGAAGGGCTTGAGGTTCAGTGCTTGCCCGGAGCCACGGCATTCGTCCCTGCATTGGTCAATTCGGGACTTCCGAATGACCGCTTCTGTTTTGAAGGCTTTCTCCCCGTCAAAAAAGGTAGACAGACGCGATTAAAGGCCTTGGCAGAGGAAAAAAGGACGATGATTTTCTATGAATCACCGCATCGCATTCTGAAAACCATTGATGAATTTATCTCTATTTTTGGTCCGGAAAGACAGGCTTCAATTTCAAGGGAATTGAGCAAATTATATGAAGAGAATGTACGTGGCACATTGACGGATTTAAAATTACACTTCGAAAACAATCCAATTAAAGGAGAATTTGTATTTTGTGTAGGTGGATTGGAATAA